In the Streptomyces sp. SJL17-4 genome, GGCGGGCGATGAAGACGGTCGCGCCGAACTCGCCGAGCGAGACGGCGAACGCGAACCCGGCGGCGATCAGCAGCGCCCGCCGCACCAGCGGCAGGTCCACCTCCCGCCAGGCCCGCCACGGCGAGGCACCGAGCACGGCCGCCGCCTCCCGCAGCCGCTCGTCCACCGCCCGCAGCACCGGCAGCATCGTCCGTACGACGAAGGGCACCCCGACCAGCGCCTGAGCCAGCGGTACGAGGATCCAGCTGGCCCGCAGGTCGAACGGCGGCTCGTCGAGCGTGATGAGGAACCCGAAGCCGACGGTCACCGCGGACACCCCGAGCGGCAGCATCAGCAACGCGTCGAACCCCCGCACCAGGCGCCCCGCACGCCTCGTCAGCGCGGCCGCCGCGAGTCCACCGATGACAAGGGCGATCAGGGTGGCGACGACGGCGTACCGCAGCGAGTTCCCGATCGTGTCGAGGAGGGGCACGAGGAAGGTGCCGGACGGGTCCGGGGTCCGCAGGGCCCGGTAGTAGTCGAGCCCGTATCCGTGGGAGGTGGCGAAGGACCGCTCGACGAGCACACCGAGCGGCAGCACGATCAGCAGGGCGACGGAGAGCAGGACGGCCACGAACAGCGCCCACTGCCCGACGCCACGGGGCCGGCGCGCCGTCTCCTCGGGCGCCACCATCCGCAGGGCGGTCTCCCGCCGGCGAACGATCCGGGCGTGCACGGCGAGGACGACGCCGACGGCGACGAACTGCACCATCGTGAGGACGGCCGCCGTCGTCAGATCGAAGCGGACGACGGTCTGCCGGTAGATCTCCGTCTCAAGGGTGGAGTACGTGGATCCGCCGAGGATCTGGACGACGGCGAAGGAGCTCGCGGTGAAGAGGAAGACCATCAGCGCGGCCGCGGCGACGGACGGGGCCAGCGCCGGCAGCGTCACCGTCCGCCACGCCTTCCAGCGGGAGGCGCCGAGGACCCGGGCGGCCTCCTCCTGGCGCGGGTCGAGCTGCGCCCACAGGCCCCCGACGGTCCGTACGACGACGGCGTAGTTGAAGAACACATGGGCGATCAGGATCGCCCAGACCGTGGTGTCGAGTCGTACGCCCCACAGCTCGTCGAGGAGCCCGCCTCGGCCGACGAGCGCCAGGAAGGCCGTACCGACCATGACCGTCGGCATCACGAAGGGCACGGTGACGACCGCCCGCAGCAGCCCCTTGCCGGGGAAGTCGAAGCGCGCGAAGACGTACGCGCCGGGCAGGGCGATCAGCAGGGTGAGACCGGTGGAGGCGAGTGCCTGCCAGAGCGTGAACCACAGGACGTCGAGGATCTCCGGCCGGCTCAGCGTCTCGCCGAACCGGCCGAACTGCCACACCCCGTCGACCCGCAGCCCGCGCTCGACGATCGAGACGACGGGCCAGGCGAAGAACAGCGCGAAGAAGGCGACGGGCACGACCATCAGGCCGAGCCGCGCCGCGCTTCCCCGGCGGTCGGGGACTACTTCAGAACGAGCGACGACCACTGCTGGATCCACGGGTCACGCTTCTCGGCGATCTTCTCCGGCGCCATCGTCTCCGGCGTGTCGACGACCACGCCGTGCTGGGTGAACAGCTCGGGCAGGGCCGCGTCCTTCGCCACCGGGTTGACGAACATCTGGAGCGGCATGTCCTCCTGGAACTTCTTCGAGATCAGGAAGTCGATCAGCGCCTTGCCGCCCTCGGGGTTCTTCGCGCCGTTCAGCAGGCCCGCGAACTCCGTCTGCCGGAAGCAGGTCCCGGTGGACACCCCGGTGGGGGCCACCTTCGGCTGCGGCTCGCCGTAGAGCACCTCGACCGGCGGACTGGAGGCGTACGACACGACGAGCGGCCGGTCGCCCTTGGCCTGCTTGCCGCCGGCCGAGCCGGAGAACTCCTGGTTGTAGGCGAGCTCCCAGCTGTCGACGGTCTTCACGCCGTTGGCCTTGAGCTTCTTCCAGTAGTCCTGCCAGCCCTCGTCCCCGTACTTCGCGGCCGTCCCGAGGAGGAAGCCGAGGCCCGGGGAGGACCGCTCGGGGTTCTCGACGACGAGCAGGTTCCGGTACGCCGGCTTCGCCAGGTCGTCGAAGGTCACCGGCGGCGCCAGCTTCTTGTCGGCGAAGTACTTCTTGTCGTAGTTGACGCAGATGTCACCGGAGTCG is a window encoding:
- a CDS encoding iron ABC transporter permease produces the protein MVVPVAFFALFFAWPVVSIVERGLRVDGVWQFGRFGETLSRPEILDVLWFTLWQALASTGLTLLIALPGAYVFARFDFPGKGLLRAVVTVPFVMPTVMVGTAFLALVGRGGLLDELWGVRLDTTVWAILIAHVFFNYAVVVRTVGGLWAQLDPRQEEAARVLGASRWKAWRTVTLPALAPSVAAAALMVFLFTASSFAVVQILGGSTYSTLETEIYRQTVVRFDLTTAAVLTMVQFVAVGVVLAVHARIVRRRETALRMVAPEETARRPRGVGQWALFVAVLLSVALLIVLPLGVLVERSFATSHGYGLDYYRALRTPDPSGTFLVPLLDTIGNSLRYAVVATLIALVIGGLAAAALTRRAGRLVRGFDALLMLPLGVSAVTVGFGFLITLDEPPFDLRASWILVPLAQALVGVPFVVRTMLPVLRAVDERLREAAAVLGASPWRAWREVDLPLVRRALLIAAGFAFAVSLGEFGATVFIARPDSPTLPVAVARLLGRPGELNYGQAMALSTILMVVCAVSLLLLERLRTERTSGEF
- a CDS encoding thiamine ABC transporter substrate-binding protein; the encoded protein is MSTTPVSIKKAAAAALVAALGVTTLAACGTDDAREAAGKSGAPAPKTVTLVSHDSFNASKEVLAEFTKQTGFTVKVLKSGDAGEAVNKEILTKGSPQGDVFFGVDNTLLSRALDNGIFVPYAAKGLDRIPEAYQLDKEQHRVTPIDSGDICVNYDKKYFADKKLAPPVTFDDLAKPAYRNLLVVENPERSSPGLGFLLGTAAKYGDEGWQDYWKKLKANGVKTVDSWELAYNQEFSGSAGGKQAKGDRPLVVSYASSPPVEVLYGEPQPKVAPTGVSTGTCFRQTEFAGLLNGAKNPEGGKALIDFLISKKFQEDMPLQMFVNPVAKDAALPELFTQHGVVVDTPETMAPEKIAEKRDPWIQQWSSLVLK